Proteins encoded in a region of the Tribolium castaneum strain GA2 chromosome 7, icTriCast1.1, whole genome shotgun sequence genome:
- the LOC661358 gene encoding probable dimethyladenosine transferase, which translates to MPKVKPEKKSRIHAAVAKQGITFNKSFGQHILKNPLVITSMLDKAALKPSDTVLEIGPGTGNLTLKLLESVKQVVACEIDHRLVAELQKRVQNSPFKSKLQILIGDVLKTELPFFSVCVANIPYQISSPLVFKLLLHRPFFRCAVLMFQKEFADRLVAVPGDKLYCRLSINTQLLARVDMLMKVGKNNFRPPPKVESAVVRIEPRNPPPPISYTEWDGLTRIAFSRKNKTLGAAFRQSVVLATLEKNYKSFCSVNNKEIPPGFNIKEKVEQVLKQVEGDQKRARTMDIDDFMVLLHAFNSEGIHFS; encoded by the exons ATGCCAAAAGTGAAACCGGAGAAAAAATCGCGTATTCACGCCGCTGTGGCCAAACAAGGCATCACATTCAACAAGTCCTTCGGTCAGCACATCCTCAAGAACCCCCTTGTCATAACCTCAATGTTGGACAAGGCGGCCCTTAAGCCCTCCGACACCGTCCTTGAAATAGGCCCTGGGACCGGAAACTTGACTTTAAAGCTCCTCGAAAGTGTTAAACAGGTTGTCGCGTGTGAAATTGACCATCGACTGGTGGCAGAATTGCAAAAAAGGGTCCAGAATAGCCCTTTCAAGTCCAAACTCCAAATCCTGATTGGGGACGTTTTGAAGACAGAATTGCCCTTTTTTAGCGTTTGCGTGGCTAATATCCCTTATCAAATCTCGTCACCTTTAGTGTTTAAGCTACTTTTGCACCGTCCGTTTTTTCGGTGTGCTGTTTTAATGTTTCAAAAGGAATTTGCCGATCGGCTAGTTGCCGTCCCTGGAGACAAGCTCTACTGTCGGTTGTCTATCAACACGCAGCTTCTGGCCCGTGTTGATATGTTGATGAAAGTggggaaaaataattttaggccCCCACCAAAG GTTGAGTCGGCTGTGGTTAGAATTGAACCAAGGAATCCACCGCCACCTATTTCTTACACGGAGTGGGATGGACTTACAAGAATCGCATTTTCgcggaaaaataaaactttgggAGCTGCTTTTAGACAATCGGTGGTCTTGGCAACGCTTGAGAAGAATTACAAGTCGTTTTGTAgtgttaataataaagaaatacCCCCCGGTTTTAATATTAAGGAAAAAGTGGAGCAAGTCTTGAAACAAGTAGAAGGGGACCAAAAGCGGGCCCGCACAATGGACATTGATGATTTTATGGTGTTATTGCATGCTTTTAATAGTGAAggaatacatttttcatga
- the LOC661309 gene encoding double-stranded RNA-specific editase Adar yields the protein METKVLKLLELLLSETNEIKQKLNKLEARLDNQQHIDRIFGDIHRYFANNDAKTGNSPGNDSKPKQEVPANAGNLEMAKCNRVTDTEPEIDNIDLKTSEISIDDLKSVLKYTLVEEIGPSHAPTFKMAVKVNEKIYYGKGGSKQKARDDVTQIVYNSISKNKVKPTIKDEKNEPRNVIIDLSKLKKNKLEYLKPLLKFTLIEQIGPSHAPTFKMAAKVNGKLYFGNGGSKQKAQTSVTQSVLQSLNQKLINDNLINVQIEPMTVKTDPKYVENTYSLLKYRLVEQTGPDHKPTFKMAAKVNEKIYYGVGGSKVKAQMNVLELVLGELLKNQKQKQHGEVKSLSETKNVNLLPTKVQNTSKSLKYVTSALQYNFLGTTGAMFKMAAKVNGKIYTGLGISKTKARLDVATQVHTSLLTQTNECQQPETETKAAAFINRLYPNAIYTCTETRTDTRTEFTIIITVNNQQFVGIGPSKKIAKKAAAFSALTGLGDPPKTQINTVVKPEFFRRLVEEKIASLMSQTPQFGRYKVGAGIVMTRNGNFLDCDVVAVATGTKCIRSAKITNSGANLNDMHAEILTRRCLIDFFYDQLELSLEGRKETIFERNGPKFRLKDGIEFHLFVDTTPCGDASVFSPRNVPRRQGFLRVKVEAVGGAVSTKNERIFREEKLLTMSCSDKICRWNVLGLQGALLSNFLDPIYLKSVILGNVIHESHLQRAIYGRVKDTLVNLPSPYKLNTPSTFFLPSTRQSPASVPNFAITWSKNNQQCEIINYRTGMTQLGPSKVSKQRFLQKFGALSEKIWGKNLEIMYIEAKFSAFEYNNAKNSINEAFRSADLGNWITRPIEREMFRLKN from the exons ATGGAAACAAAAGTGTTAAAACTACTGGAATTACTGTTAAGTGAAACTAATGAAATCAAACAAAAGCTCAACAAGTTGGAAGCCAGATTAGATAACCAGCAACACATCGACCGAATCTTTGGTGATATTCATCGTTATTTTGCCAACAATGACGCAAAAACGGGTAATTCACCTGGAAATGATTCTAAGCCTAAACAAGAGGTGCCAGCGAATGCTGGAAATCTTGAAATGGCTAAATGCAATAGAGTCACAGACACTg AACCTGAAATTGATAATATTGACTTGAAGACGAGCGAAATATCAATTGATGATTTAAAATCGGTGttaaaatacactttagtTGAAGAAATCGGGCCTTCACATGCTCCCACATTCAAAATGGCGGTCAAAGTgaacgaaaaaatttattatgggAAAGGGGGCTctaaacaaaaggcgcgagATGACGTAACGCAAATTGTTTACAATTCaattagcaaaaataaagttaaaccAACAATTAAGGATGAAAAGAATG agccACGGAATGTTATAATCGACTTGtcgaagttaaaaaaaaacaaactggaATATCTCAaacctttattaaaattcactcTAATCGAACAAATCGGGCCTTCACACGCGCCCACATTCAAAATGGCAGCCAAAGTGAATGGAAAATTGTATTTCGGAAATGGCGGCTCCAAACAAAAAGCTCAAACCAGTGTCACTCAATCGGTTTTACAATCACTGaatcaaaaactaattaacgataatttaataaacgttCAAATCGAGCCAATGACAGTGAAAACTGATccaaaatatgtcgaaaatacATATTCCTTACTCAAATATCGCCTTGTCGAACAAACAGGACCGGACCACAAACCCACATTCAAAATGGCCGCCAAAgtgaatgaaaaaatttattacggAGTAGGCGGTTCCAAGGTCAAGGCGCAAATGAACGTCCTTGAACTGGTTCTGGGGGAATtactcaaaaatcaaaaacaaaaacaacacgGAGAGGTGAAGTCACTTTCTGAGACCAAAAACGTGAATTTGCTACCAACAAAAGTCCAAAACACGTCAAAATCCCTAAAGTACGTCACATCGGCGCTGCAGTACAATTTTCTGGGAACTACCGGCGCCATGTTCAAAATGGCGGCCAAGGTCAACGGCAAAATCTACACCGGCCTTGGAATTTCCAAAACAAAGGCTAGATTAGACGTTGCCACACAAGTCCATACGTCACTACTAACTCAAACAAATGAATGTCAACAACCGGAAACGGAAACAAAAGCTGCGGCTTTTATCAACCGACTTTACCCCAACGCCATCTACACGTGCACTGAGACACGAACTGACACTCGAACCGAATTTACTATCATTATCACCGTAAATAATCAACAATTTGTAGGAATCG GTCCGAGTAAAAAAATCGCGAAAAAAGCGGCCGCGTTTTCGGCCTTGACTGGCCTGGGGGATCCcccaaaaacacaaataaacacCGTCGTAAAACCGGAATTTTTCCGAAG GCTAGTCGAGGAGAAAATCGCTTCATTAATGAGCCAAACGCCACAATTCGGTCGTTATAAAGTGGGCGCTGGAATTGTGATGACACGAAATGGTAACTTTTTAGATTGTGATGTGGTAGCAGTGGCGACCGGCACGAAATGCATCCGGAGCGCGAAAATCACCAACAGTGGCGCCAACCTAAACGACATGCACGCCGAAATCCTAACACGGAGgtgtttaattgattttttctacGACCAGTTGGAGTTAAGTCTTGAAGGGCGAAAAGAAACGATTTTTGAGCGAAATGGACCGAAATTTCGACTTAAAGACGGAATTGAGTTTCATTTGTTTGTTGATACGACCCCCTGTGGCGATGCTAGTGTTTTTAGTCCGCGGAACGTGCCTAGAAGGCAGGGATTTTTGCGCGTAAAAGTCGAAGCAGTTGGTGGCGCAGTTTCCACGAAAAACGAACGAATTTTCCGGGAAGAAAAACTATTAACAATGTCTTGCTCGGATAAAATTTGCAGATGGAACGTCCTAGGGCTCCAGGGGGCCCTTTTGTCCAATTTCCTCGACCCGATTTACCTCAAATCGGTGATTTTGGGTAATGTCATTCACGAATCACATTTACAGAG GGCAATTTACGGACGTGTCAAGGACACTCTTGTCAATCTCCCCTCTCCTTATAAATTGAATACCCCCTCCACGTTTTTTCTCCCCTCCACTAGGCAAAGCCCTGCCTCAGTCCCAAATTTTGCCATCACGTGGTCGAAAAACAACCAACAGTGTGAGATTATCAATTACAGGACCGGAATGACACAACTGGGGCCGTCTAAGGTTTCAAAACAaaggtttttgcaaaaatttggagCCCTCAGTGAGAAAATTTGGGGAAAAAATTTGGAGATTATGTATATTGAGGCAAAATTTTCGGCTTTTGAATATAAC AATgccaaaaattcaataaatgaGGCTTTTAGAAGCGCAGATTTGGGCAATTGGATTACAAGACCTATAGAACGCGAAatgtttagattaaaaaattaa
- the Tango14 gene encoding dehydrodolichyl diphosphate synthase complex subunit Nus1: MDQKSPSVIHRACYLTLNVIYTIYEIIASIFRQKLLIFLCHEIDSRPKKITKVPTHLTVLLGNEEPAVKDLANLILWCLSARITFISFYDYKGSLRQCEDKLRQLVEEKKNEEDHVIWHSRPDFVHKNGYKGRKIHVKLLGEEDGRGTIANVTKTLASAANSDLLQFETELLKQFEFPDPDLGVCCGKTFSLYGYPPWQIRVTEFLTLQTHHNITLETFIHLLYRFNKCEQRYGK; this comes from the exons ATGGACCAAAAGTCCCCGTCTGTGATCCACCGCGCGTGTTACCTAACCTTGAACGTGATTTACACAATTTACGAAATAATTGCATCAATTTTTCGTCAGAAACTCCTCATTTTTCTGTGTCACGAGATCGACAGCCGccccaaaaaaatcaccaaagtcccTACACATCTAACCGTGTTGCTTGGCAACGAAGAGCCGGCTGTGAAAGACTTGGCCAACTTGATTTTGTGGTGTTTGTCGGCTCGGATCACATTTATCAGTTTCTACGATTATAAAG GGTCGTTACGGCAATGCGAAGACAAGTTACGTCAACTTGtcgaagagaaaaaaaatgaagaggaTCACGTGATTTGGCACAGCCGGCCTGACTTTGTCCATAAAAATGGCTACAAAGGGCGCAAAATTCACGTCAAACTGTTGGGGGAGGAAGACGGCCGTGGAACCATAGCCAACGTTACGAAAACACTCGCCAGTGCTGCCAACAGTGatttgttacagtttgaaACTGAACTTTTAAAACAGTTTGAGTTCCCTGACCCCGACTTGGGGGTGTGTTGTGGCAAAACTTTCAGTTTGTACGGTTACCCACCCTGGCAAATTCGAGTGACTGAATTTCTTACCTTGCAAACGCACCACAACATCACACTTGAGACTTTTATTCATTTGTTATATCGGTTTAATAAGTGTGAACAGAGATATGGCaagtaa
- the LOC661452 gene encoding arginine/serine-rich protein PNISR, whose amino-acid sequence MYSGSDSTESQTYPQWALNPSTYQNMSNEQVDWAALAQQWIIMKEAGPPPVISSEKAPKNEGGEAPMDVEDKDESLEWHTQNEWSWNAQNQPWGWTPPMGVPPPVPLKPPLLPTPANFNYNAPPESVNDNANFTGYSTVPQNDYSSGYWTSAGSSKQVKPHNRRFSKVNVPRPVQPLISETQPTLDATKRKQLPAWIREGLEKMERDKLKQLEREKEKQEREEYNEKMKQSEKETMEILKSTIKEQQKSKFESDNESEDDDKKAVEPVLTPAEQMMNVRRTMTEILLKVTNHEIENICREELQRYHKKHKASDRRVSAPSGANVTTKLGLGIYGGSGSSSSDNSGDDKSPERKDSDTELKDSIKRKKAEFSKTEREIEDKLAVAAERKQSPVTRSPTPEKTNDNHNTQVDAKSQGRKQTTKKRVVRSSSSSSSRSRSTTPEKSRRKKRYSRRSRSRSRSSSYRRRRSRSRSRSHRRSRRSRSRSGGRGKRSRRR is encoded by the exons ATGTACTCGGGTAGTGATTCGACCGAATCTCAGACCTACCCTCAATGGGCACTCAACCCATCAACGTACCAAAACATGTCCAACGAGCAAGTGGATTGGGCCGCTTTGGCCCAACAGTGGATCATAATGAAGGAAGCGGGGCCACCACCAGTTATTTCGAGCGAAAAGGCCCCAAAAAATGAGGGTGGCGAAGCCCCCATGGACGTCGAAGACAAGGACGAATCGCTTGAATGGCACACGCAGAATGAGTGGAGTTGGAATGCGCAGAACCAGCCGTGGGGCTGGACGCCCCCCATGGGGGTGCCACCCCCGGTGCCCCTAAAGCCCCCTCTTTTGCCCACGCCCGCCAACTTTAACTATAATGCGCCCCCTGAGAGCGTCAACGACAACGCCAATTTCACtgg CTACTCTACTGTACCCCAAAACGACTATTCGTCGGGTTATTGGACTTCTGCCGGAAGTTCAAAACAAGTAAAGCCACACAATCGACGATTTAGTAAAGTTAACGTTCCACGACCGGTACAACCCCTAATCAGTGAAACACAGCCAACTTTGGATGCCACGAAACGTAAACAATTGCCGGCTTGGATACGTGAag GATTGGAGAAAATGGAACGTGACAAATTGAAACAATTGGAGCGCGAGAAGGAGAAACAAGAGAGAGAGGAATATAacgaaaaaatgaaacaaagtgAGAAGGAAACAATGGAGATTTTAAAATCGACGATTAAAGAacaacaaaagtctaaattT GAGAGTGATAACGAATCGGAGGACGATGATAAGAAGGCTGTGGAACCAGTGCTGACACCTGCCGAACAA ATGATGAATGTGAGGAGGACCATGACTGAAATACTTCTCAAAGTGACAAATcatgaaattgaaaatatctgTCGCGAGGAATTGCAACGTTaccacaaaaaacacaaag CTTCAGATCGTCGCGTTTCTGCACCCAGCGGTGCCAACGTAACGACGAAACTTG GTTTGGGCATTTACGGCGGCTCCGGAAGTAGCAGTAGCGACAACAGTGGCGACGACAAATCCCCAGAACGTAAAGATTCCGATACGGAACTAAag GACAGTATTAAGCGCAAAAAAGCCGAATTCAGTAAAACCGAACGCGAAATCGAGGACAAGTTGGCCGTGGCTGCTGAAAGAAAACAATCACCGGTCACACGTTCCCCCACTCCTGAAAAAACAAACGATAATCACAACACACAGGTAGACGCAAAATCTCAAG GACGGAAACAAACGACGAAAAAACGTGTTGTTCGTTCATCTTCGTCGAGTTCGTCGCGAAGTCGGTCGACAACACCCGAAAAAAGCCGACGTAAAAAACGCTACTCTCGAAGAAGTAGGTCGAGGTCAAGGTCGTCTTCGTATCGGAGGCGGAGGTCGAGGTCCAGGTCCAGGTCCCACCGGCGCAGCCGACGGTCAAGGTCACGGAGTGGTGGTAGGGGTAAGAGGTCGCGCCGGCGCTGA
- the GCS1 gene encoding mannosyl-oligosaccharide glucosidase produces MARQRRTQGAADPNKGTNSSSSNGSNSTNNRSSKSTSLLSYWKQIIGCIVLGIAVSLGYMGYLETRVNTPFDDKKMVVKSGLQVPEQFWGTYRPGLYFGLKTRDPTSLVTGLMWYFPKRLRPGGDGIRHWCEQGDGLEKYGWVKHDGSNFGVQEIIDGGYNIDTSFVKRLGGSHGGDWTARISVTKPGASEDVSLIWYTALDEETKGFISLTNSATKFTGIKGETTGLGEFTIKFTNNSGVVSHESFLSTVAPGLHLLKETVVGSLRLAQDKPNSPRRIVLGGEILPETGTGKAQPNFVAVQLTGKVPFSIDVVFESGSFGTRQDTLVGETYSKALAWHVARFGQRFEDTFGLHKKGYGPKEVTFAQSALSNMLGGIGYFYGTSKVQSFYTKEPVHYWHAPLYTAVPSRSFFPRGFLWDEGFHGFLIATWDLDLELDIISHWFDLMNVEGWIPREQILGVEAIAKIPEEFIVQRNTNANPPTFFLTLQYILRKYYDKLSEGRLATLERLYPRLQAWFAWFNTTQKGAGPGMYRWRGRDATTNRELNPKTLTSGLDDYPRASHPTEAEYHVDLYCWIAIASDTLARLATLLDRDGYKYEQTADYLKDNFLLDNLHWSNYASRYADYGYHTDSVKLKRPKPLPRSQNQNMEMVRVTLKNPEYRLVDSTFGYVSLFPFLLQMIDSDSLKLGQILDDLRNPDLLWTKFGLRSLSKNSPLYMKRNTEHDPPYWRGQIWININFLAVRSLYFYANTEGPYRDKANAIYKDLRENVIKNVMTQYFKTGYLWEQYNDETGEGSGCRPFTGWTALVVLLMGEQY; encoded by the exons ATGGCACGTCAGAGACGGACTCAGGGCGCCGCAGACCCCAATAAAGGTACAAACAGTAGCAGCAGCAATGGTAGCAACTCTACCAACAACCGATCTTCAAAATCCACTAGTCTCCTTTCATACTGGAAGCAAATCATCGGTTGTATTGTTCTGGGAATTGCGGTGTCTCTGGGCTACATGGGGTACTTGGAGACACGTGTCAATACCCCCTTCGACGATAAGAAG atGGTTGTCAAAAGTGGGCTACAAGTCCCGGAACAATTTTGGGGGACGTACAGGCCGGGGCTTTATTTCGGGTTGAAAACACGTGACCCCACGTCACTTGTCACCGGTTTAATGTGGTATTTCCCCAAAAGGTTGCGTCCAGGGGGTGATGGGATACGTCATTGGTGTGAACAAGGTGATGGGTTGGAAAAATATGGGTGGGTTAAACATGATGGTAGTAATTTTGGGGTACAGGAAATTATCGATGGGGGCTATAATATCGATACGTCGTTTGTTAAGCGACTTGGGGGCAGCCATGGGGGCGATTGGACGGCTCGGATCAGTGTcaccaaa CCTGGGGCAAGTGAGGATGTTTCACTCATCTGGTATACAGCGTTAGATGAGGAAACGAAAGGTTTTATCTCGCTTACTAATTCTGCTACGAAATTTACCGGAATTAAGGGGGAAACTACCGGTTTAGGGGAATTCACTATTAAGTTTACGAATAATTCCGGTGTTGTGAGTCATGAATCGTTTTTGAGTACGGTAGCCCCGGGACTTCACCTACTCAAGGAAACAGTGGTGGGGTCACTAAGACTGGCACAGGACAAACCAAATTCCCCCAGACGTATTGTTTTGGGCGGGGAAATACTCCCGGAAACGGGCACCGGAAAA gcACAACCAAACTTCGTCGCCGTACAATTAACGGGTAAAGTCCCGTTTTCGATCGATGTCGTTTTCGAATCGGGTAGTTTCGGTACAAGACAGGATACGCTGGTGGGGGAGACTTACAGCAAGGCTTTAGCTTGGCACGTGGCCAGGTTTGGACAAAGGTTTGAGGATACCTTTGGATTACACAAAAAAGG ttATGGTCCGAAAGAGGTGACCTTCGCCCAATCGGCCCTCAGTAACATGCTGGGAGGCATCGGCTATTTTTACGGCACTTCCAAAGTGCAAAGTTTCTACACCAAAGAACCGGTGCACTATTGGCACGCCCCCTTATACACAGCAGTCCCGTCTCGAAGTTTTTTCCCTCGTGGTTTTCTATGGGACGAAGGTTTCCATGGCTTTCTGATCGCAACGTGGGACCTTGACCTTGAACTTGACATTATCAGTCATTGGTTCGATTTGATGAACGTTGAAGGGTGGATCCCCCGTGAACAAATCCTGGGTGTTGAAGCTATAGCGAAAATACCCGAAGAATTTATCGTCCAACGAAATACTAACGCAAATCCGCCGACTTTCTTCCTCACGTTGCAATACATTTTGCGTAAATATTACGATAAGTTGAGCGAGGGACGTTTGGCAACACTGGAACGGTTGTATCCAAGGTTACAGGCGTGGTTTGCATGGTTTAATACCACGCAAAAAGGGGCGGGGCCTGGCATGTACCGGTGGAGGGGGCGTGACGCAACAACCAATCGTGAGCTGAATCCGAAAACTTTAACTTCGGGCCTTGACGATTATCCACGAGCGTCACATCCGACCGAAGCCGAATACCACGTCGATCTATACTGTTGGATCGCCATAGCTAGTGATACTTTAGCAAGGTTGGCAACACTGTTGGACCGTGATGGGTATAAATACGAACAAACTGCCGATTATTTGAAAGACAATTTCCTATTGGATAATTTACATTGGTCTAATTACGCATCGCGTTACGCCGATTATGGTTACCACACTGATTCTGTTAAATTAAAACGACCGAAACCGTTACCAAGGTCACAAAACCAAAACATGGAGATGGTGCGTGTGACCTTGAAAAATCCCGAATACCGATTGGTCGACTCGACTTTCGGTTACGTCAGTTTGTTTCCGTTTTTGTTACAAATGATTGATTCGGATTCGTTGAAATTGGGCCAGATTTTGGATGACCTTCGAAATCCTGACTTGTTATGGACGAAGTTTGGTCTAAGATCACTGTCCAAAAATTCACCCCTGTATATGAAACGCAACACCGAACATGATCCGCCATATTGGAGGGGCCAAATTTGGATAAATATCAATTTTCTAGCAGTCCGGTCCTTGTATTTCTACGCCAATACGGAGGGGCCCTATCGGGATAAAGCCAACGCGATTTATAAAGATTTGCGGGAAAATGTGATTAAAAACGTGATGACGCAATATTTCAAAACGGGTTATCTGTGGGAACAGTATAATGACGAAACGGGGGAGGGGAGTGGCTGTAGGCCTTTTACGGGCTGGACGGCCCTGGTTGTATTACTTATGGGCGAGCAATACTGA
- the Mms19 gene encoding MMS19 nucleotide excision repair protein homolog, translating to MMASNLAKNFENVTIDDQEFAEKCHELAQALESGQVTLLRLVEDLGGLLIDTSPKGRELGMWVLTRVVETLPPDVLDENQLKFLNQFYTDRLKDNHFVLPAVLRGFLALIRCEGAPKGGPGPFLVQLFHNVSCQQQQENDRLAIYQIFETCLEKFWPELDEMGPDFVYGVISAVDGERSPKNLIFLFDWFPKFLRKVKLGHLAEDAFEILACYFPVDFRAPPQDENGITRNTLAEKLAFCLVAVPQFAEFSLQLALEKFDSSLEIAKLDSLRLIELSFVTFDISPTTVWPLIQKELFQTTNPAIEKACLTTMTAVIKHTRDPNLTETVKDICDTIKGNFLPDSKLFQPSARLIISVANASDSVANLVARETVPILTNMYNIANTTAEKTPFLRLLTDLYALASDLENLGEVPVLLVKSDSPIAFDCLRDISPKLPEKIRLLLYQNYVKLLQVPQEGAVLQCLEALARDYPNEVATHVVGNTENYTPCFLDALCVTLANQKFFTAHLIDLILKNCAIKTLQKVLIKFDDCDAIFDVLNAQNITHVLIEMALTGDTCHETIAFVLKIVIGRMSSEKQNEMIRNELSRIKIEDIFLLSGILTCLRRDVVINYEILSELIEFIIRERDNLRRNAAIELVANILNKCPNDDVIREFLERVDTKTDPILTSWLTKALIMRNHELGTFWTTKLIDYLDKDESIAPCFRTIMSNSESLSTKSHCNVAFLYQQKFFTIVTNKLSANYSPDKNSYLSGLGYLLEFAPKPAVLVQFRKISKLIISCLDHTTNHEILIVILRLIRDFITTKEQVIEENLGIFLARFLKLATYDKSMKVRILALQCLQEVTSKFPIFMLLPHKNDVLKVLGQVIDDKKRIVRREAVEARSMWFLLDFDK from the exons ATGATGGCTTcgaatttggccaaaaatttcgaaaatgttaCAATAGATGACCAAgaatttgccgaaaaatgccACGAATTGGCCCAAG CACTTGAATCGGGTCAAGTGACCTTGTTACGCCTTGTCGAGGACCTAGGGGGGCTCCTTATCGATACGAGCCCCAAGGGGCGCGAGCTGGGCATGTGGGTGTTGACACGTGTCGTCGAGACTTTGCCCCCCGATGTTTTGGAcgaaaatcaattaaaatttttaaatcagtttTACACGGACCGGCTTAAGGACAATCATTTT GTGTTACCGGCCGTTTTGCGCGGTTTTCTCGCCTTAATTCGGTGCGAGGGGGCCCCGAAAGGGGGCCCTGGCCCTTTTCTCGTCCAACTCTTCCACAATGTCTCGTGCCAACAACAACAAGAAAACGACAGATTAgcaatttatcaaattttcgAGACTTGTTTGGAGAAATTTTGGCCAG AATTGGATGAAATGGGGCCCGACTTTGTCTACGGTGTTATTTCGGCGGTTGATGGCGAACGCAGCCCCAAAAACCTGATTTTTCTCTTTGATTGGTTTCcgaaatttttacgaaaagtCAAATTGGGGCACCTGGCTGAGGACGCTTTCGAAATCCTGGCGTGTTATTTCCCTGTTGATTTTAGGGCTCCGCCACAGGACGAAAAC ggCATAACTCGAAATACCCTCGCTGAAAAGCTCGCCTTTTGCCTCGTTGCCGTTCCACAATTTGCCGAATTCTCCCTTCAATTAGCGTTAGAAAAATTCGATTCTTCGCTTGAAATTGCTAAATTGGATTCGTTACGACTTATT GAACTATCATTTGTTACTTTTGATATTTCACCAACCACAGTATGGCCACTCATACAAAAAGAACTGTTCCAAACGACAAATCCAGCAATTGAAAAAGCCTGTTTAACAACAATGACAGCTGTTATTAAGCACACACGTGACCCAAATTTGACAGAAACGGTCAAAGATATCTGCGATACAATCAAAGGAAATTTTTTACCCGACTCAAAATTATTCCAACCGTCGGCACGTTTGATAATCAGTGTTGCCAACGCATCGGACAGCGTTGCCAACCTCGTAGCGCGTGAAACCGTCCCCATATTAACAAACATGTATAATATAGCCAACACAACGGCtgaaaaaacaccatttttgcGCCTACTAACCGACTTGTATGCACTTGCCAGCGATTTAGAAAATCTCGGGGAAGTACCGGTTTTACTTGTAAAATCTGACTCACCAATCGCTTTTGATTGTTTACGTGACATTTCGCCGAAACTACCCGAAAAAATCCGACTTTTACTTTACCAAAACTACGTCAAGTTGTTACAAGTGCCACAAGAAGGCGCTGTCTTACAATGTCTTGAAGCTTTAGCACGGGATTACCCGAACGAAGTGGCTACGCACGTGGTCGGTAATACAGAAAACTATACTCCATGTTTTCTAGACGCCTTGTGTGTGACTTTggcaaatcaaaaatttttcacgGCCCATTTAatcgatttaattttgaaaaattgtgcaataaaaacattacaaaaagttttaatcaaatttgacgATTGTGACGCGATTTTTGACGTTTTAAACGCACAAAATATCACCCATGTGTTGATCGAGATGGCTTTGACTGGTGATACGTGTCACGAAACGATTgcatttgttttgaaaattgtgATTGGTCGAATGTCGAGcgaaaaacaaaatgaaatgaTTCGAAACGAATTAAGTCGAATTAAGATTGaggatatttttttactaagcGGGATCTTGACTTGTTTAAGGCGCGatgttgtaattaattacgaaattttaagcgaattaattgaatttataattagggAGAGGGATAATTTGAGACGTAACGCAGCTATAGAACTGGttgcaaatattttgaacAAATGTCCCAATG ATGATGTAATTAGGGAATTTTTGGAACGGGTTGACACTAAAACCGACCCCATTCTTACGTCATGGCTCACCAAGGCCTTAATTATGCGTAATCACGAATTAGGCACATTCTGGACCACAAAA TTAATCGATTATTTGGATAAAGATGAAAGTATAGCTCCGTGTTTTCGCACAATTATGTCCAATTCGGAGTCTTTAAGTACCAAAAGTCATTGCAATGTTGC ATTTTTGTACCAGCAGAAGTTTTTTACGATAGTTACGAATAAATTAAGTGCGAATTACAGTCCAGACAAGAATTCGTATTTATCAGGCCTTGGATATTTACTAGAGTTCGCACCAAAACCGGCCGTTTTAGTCCAATttagaaaa atttcgaaattaattatttcgtgtCTTGACCACACCACCAATCATGAGATTCTCATTGTAATTTTGCGATTAATTCGCGATTTTATCACAACTAAGGAACAAGTTATTGAGGAAAATTTGGGGATTTTTTTGGCAAGATTTCTCAAATTAGCAACTTATGATAAATCTATG aaAGTGCGAATTTTGGCCCTCCAGTGTTTACAAGAAGTCACTTCtaagtttccaatttttatgcTTTTGCCTCACAAAAATGACGTTTTAAAGGTTTTAGGACAAGTAATCGATGATAAGAAACGAATTGTACGAAGGGAAGCAGTGGAGGCGCGCTCTATgtggtttttgttagattttgataaataa